A single window of Algiphilus sp. DNA harbors:
- a CDS encoding DUF1302 family protein: MRAMARTALAAAILGAAAGAGAQDDMDDLLGGFEDMDDYTGAADAAGQGGFDDRPWDLGGSLSAEGSYNLRDHASTTGTDYDGLSRLRLRGTLGLDVDLGERWRGEVAATGWQDLAYAYRDADYTDAVRDAYEKELEVLDAWIAGELGGATDLKIGRQITVWGFADNLRVLDVLNPLDNLEPGRADIEDLRRPTGMVRLDHYAGPWRATLVVTPEHRFSRNPPFGSDFYPVTDGDGNAVRYREIRPDDFEDPDYAAALLGRFSGWDLSLNVARFWMDEPFLDASAFERSPGASQDDFENAAVLRHSRVTLAGFGVQVTRGGWLFKHEAALVDGVDVTRTTPLEQPLPLINAIPIVGALVPDADGRALPEDTRAVRRYDALLGVEYFGLPDTTFAVEIAGRHLDDFDDDLALSGYRELRGETALRATRDFLNQRLRVILISVLFNDDGRFWEATGGAVHRINAEYDLGGGLEVVGGVLIYEGGDQRPFNVSADNDRLFGEIKWSF, translated from the coding sequence ATGCGCGCGATGGCCCGCACGGCGCTGGCGGCGGCGATCCTCGGCGCTGCGGCCGGCGCCGGTGCGCAGGACGACATGGACGATCTCCTCGGCGGCTTCGAGGACATGGACGACTACACCGGTGCGGCCGATGCCGCGGGCCAGGGCGGCTTCGACGACCGGCCCTGGGACCTCGGCGGCAGCCTGTCGGCCGAGGGCAGCTACAACCTGCGCGACCACGCCTCGACCACCGGGACCGATTACGACGGACTGTCCCGGTTGCGCCTGCGGGGGACGCTCGGACTCGACGTCGACCTCGGCGAACGGTGGCGCGGCGAGGTTGCGGCCACCGGCTGGCAGGACCTGGCCTACGCGTATCGCGATGCCGACTACACCGACGCGGTGCGCGACGCCTACGAGAAGGAGCTCGAGGTGCTCGATGCCTGGATCGCCGGCGAGCTGGGCGGTGCCACCGATCTCAAGATCGGCCGTCAGATCACGGTCTGGGGCTTTGCGGACAACCTGCGCGTGCTCGACGTGCTGAACCCGCTGGACAACCTCGAGCCGGGGCGTGCCGACATCGAGGACCTGCGCCGCCCCACCGGCATGGTGCGCCTGGATCACTACGCCGGCCCGTGGCGTGCCACGCTGGTGGTCACGCCCGAGCACCGCTTCTCGCGCAATCCGCCCTTCGGCAGCGACTTCTACCCGGTAACTGACGGGGACGGCAACGCCGTGCGCTACCGCGAGATCCGCCCCGACGATTTCGAGGATCCGGACTACGCGGCGGCGCTGCTGGGGCGGTTCTCCGGCTGGGACCTGAGCCTCAATGTCGCGCGCTTCTGGATGGATGAGCCGTTTCTCGATGCCAGCGCCTTCGAGCGCAGTCCCGGGGCCAGCCAGGACGACTTCGAGAATGCTGCCGTGCTGCGCCACAGCCGCGTCACGCTGGCCGGCTTCGGCGTGCAGGTGACCCGCGGGGGATGGCTCTTCAAGCACGAGGCCGCGCTCGTCGACGGCGTCGATGTGACGCGCACCACGCCGCTCGAGCAGCCGCTGCCGCTGATCAACGCCATTCCCATCGTCGGTGCACTGGTGCCCGATGCCGACGGCCGGGCGCTGCCCGAGGACACGCGGGCGGTGCGTCGCTACGACGCGCTCCTGGGCGTCGAGTACTTCGGCCTGCCGGATACCACCTTCGCCGTCGAGATCGCCGGGCGCCATCTCGACGATTTCGATGATGACCTCGCGCTCTCGGGCTATCGGGAGCTCCGCGGCGAGACCGCGCTCCGTGCCACCCGCGACTTCCTCAATCAGCGCCTCCGCGTGATCCTGATCAGCGTCCTGTTCAACGACGACGGGCGCTTCTGGGAGGCTACCGGCGGTGCCGTCCACCGCATCAATGCCGAGTACGACCTCGGCGGCGGGCTGGAGGTGGTGGGCGGCGTGCTGATCTATGAGGGCGGCGATCAGCGGCCCTTCAACGTCAGCGCCGACAACGACCGGCTCTTCGGCGAGATCAAGTGGTCGTTCTGA